The following proteins come from a genomic window of Macadamia integrifolia cultivar HAES 741 chromosome 14, SCU_Mint_v3, whole genome shotgun sequence:
- the LOC122060879 gene encoding RNA-binding KH domain-containing protein RCF3-like isoform X1, which yields MERSRSKRNHYYDQDYESQTLPRTKQRYHHHNSHYNNSNSGGHHRRGGVGGRLSKAPEGSSSTAATSYRILCDDNRVGGVIGKSGSIIKAIRQETGAWINVHALLPGDDERIIEISDNRRRDPDGRFLSFSPAQEALLMIHERIMESDSEFGFRYNGSAADDDEDYGPRGSGNRVATRLVVARMHVGCLLGKGGKIIEQMRIETKTQIRILPRDHNLPRCVSMSDEIVQVVGDVNAVKKAIAIISSRLKESQLRDRSHFHGRVHSPERFFLSDDDFGPHINNMPHQSPIDGATLGPRSSAGMPTLRNNSYGSRTSSYAFESGAGPIADHQSQPFSAEDLVFRILCPNDKVDSVMGEASGIIEMIQDDIGIDIRVDDTIPGSDEQIIIITSEEGPDDELFPAQEALLHIQSQIVDLGPDKDNIVTTRLLVPSSEIGCLEGRDGLLSEMRRLTGANIHILPREELPVCVPGADELIQLQIVGEIKAARDALVEVTSRLRSYMYREISFSKDLLPPSISATAPAGSVFGFEAASPVRIPSRESFQGSDTSPTYQNVQTVTTARPSKEAGVSCSGSVDRNEGDSREDVPSAPSRIAVPLVTRSTLEVVIPEHAIPKLIMRSGNKLAQISELSKASVSLVEDRPELTEKAIQISGTPEQVERAQSLLQGFILSTQEDDPSS from the exons atggaGAGATCTAGATCGAAAAGGAACCACTATTACGATCAGGACTACGAATCTCAAACCCTACCAAGGACCAAACAAAGGTATCATCATCATAATAGTCATTATAACAACAGTAACAGTGGTGGTCACCATCGTCGTGGAGGCGTCGGTGGCCGTTTATCCAAAGCTCCGGAAGGTTCTTCTTCTACCGCAGCTACTAGTTATCGTATCCTATGCGATGATAATAGAGTTGGTGGCGTGATTGGAAAATCTGGTAGTATAATCAAGGCAATTCGTCAAGAAACTGGCGCTTGGATCAATGTTCACGCACTCTTGCCTGGTGATGATGAGCGAATCATTGAGATCTCCGACAACCGTCGACGGGACCCCGATGGACGTTTCCTATCTTTTTCTCCGGCGCAGGAGGCGTTGCTTATGATCCATGAACGGATTATGGAGAGTGATTCTGAATTTGGGTTTAGATATAATGGGAGtgctgctgatgatgatgaggattacGGTCCACGAGGTAGTGGTAATCGTGTTGCTACCAGGCTTGTTGTGGCAAGGATGCATGTTGGGTGTTTGTTGGGGAAGGGTGGGAAGATCATCGAGCAAATGAGGATAGAGACAAAGACTCAAATTAGGATTCTTCCAAGAGATCATAATCTACCCCGGTGTGTTTCAATGTCGGACGAAATTGTTCAG GTTGTGGGTGATGTTAATGCCGTGAAGAAAGCTATAGCAATTATTTCTTCACGCTTGAAGGAGAGCCAGCTTCGTGACCGCAGTCATTTCCATGGACGGGTACATTCACCAGAGCGGTTTTTCCTTTCTGACGATGATTTTGGTCCTCATATAAACAATATGCCTCATCAGTCACCCATAGATGGGGCCACATTAGGACCACGATCTTCTGCAGGTATGCCCACTTTGAGAAACAATTCATATGGTTCACGTACATCCAGTTATGCATTCGAGTCTGGAGCTGGTCCCATAGCAGACCATCAGTCACAGCCATTCTCTGCTGAAGACCTTGTGTTTCGAATTCTTTGCCCAAATGACAAGGTAGATAGTGTAATGGGAGAAGCCAGTGGAATTATAGAAATGATACAGGATGATATTGGTATCGACATTAGAGTTGATGATACCATTCCTGGATCAGATGAGCAGATAATCATTATTACTTCTGAAGAG GGTCCAGATGATGAACTGTTTCCAGCTCAAGAAGCTTTATTGCATATTCAGAGTCAGATCGTAGATCTTGGCCCCGACAAAGATAACATTGTAACTACAAGATTACTTGTCCCATCTAGTGAAATTGGATGTTTAGAGGGGCGAGATGGATTACTGTCTGAAATGAGGAGATTAACTGGTGCAAACATACATATCCTTCCCAGAGAAGAACTTCCTGTATGTGTACCAGGGGCTGATGAGCTTATACAG TTACAGATTGTGGGGGAGATAAAAGCAGCCCGAGATGCTCTTGTTGAGGTAACATCAAGACTTCGGAGTTACATGTATCGTGAGATCTCTTTTTCAAAGGATTTGTTACCACCTTCCATCTCAGCAACAGCCCCAGCTGGAAGCGTGTTTGGATTCGAGGCTGCTTCCCCTGTTAGAATTCCAAGTCGTGAAAGTTTCCAGGGAAGTGACACTTCTCCAACCTATCAGAATGTGCAGACTGTAACAACTGCACGGCCATCAAAG GAAGCTGGAGTTTCTTGTAGTGGATCAGTCGACCGAAATGAAGGTGATTCTCGTGAAGATGTGCCAAGTGCACCGAGCAG AATTGCCGTGCCACTTGTCACTAGAAGCACACTGGAAGTTGTCATCCCAGAGCATGCCATTCCAAAGCTTATAATGAGATCAGGAAACAAACTTGCACAAATTAGCGAG TTGTCAAAAGCAAGTGTTAGCCTTGTGGAAGATAGACCGGAGCTGACTGAAAAGGCCATTCAAATATCGGGTACTCCAGAACAGGTTGAGAGAGCCCAGAGCCTACTTCAAGGGTTTATTCTGAGCA CACAAGAAGATGATCCATCAAGCTAA
- the LOC122060879 gene encoding RNA-binding KH domain-containing protein RCF3-like isoform X2: MERSRSKRNHYYDQDYESQTLPRTKQRYHHHNSHYNNSNSGGHHRRGGVGGRLSKAPEGSSSTAATSYRILCDDNRVGGVIGKSGSIIKAIRQETGAWINVHALLPGDDERIIEISDNRRRDPDGRFLSFSPAQEALLMIHERIMESDSEFGFRYNGSAADDDEDYGPRGSGNRVATRLVVARMHVGCLLGKGGKIIEQMRIETKTQIRILPRDHNLPRCVSMSDEIVQVVGDVNAVKKAIAIISSRLKESQLRDRSHFHGRVHSPERFFLSDDDFGPHINNMPHQSPIDGATLGPRSSAGMPTLRNNSYGSRTSSYAFESGAGPIADHQSQPFSAEDLVFRILCPNDKVDSVMGEASGIIEMIQDDIGIDIRVDDTIPGSDEQIIIITSEEGPDDELFPAQEALLHIQSQIVDLGPDKDNIVTTRLLVPSSEIGCLEGRDGLLSEMRRLTGANIHILPREELPVCVPGADELIQIVGEIKAARDALVEVTSRLRSYMYREISFSKDLLPPSISATAPAGSVFGFEAASPVRIPSRESFQGSDTSPTYQNVQTVTTARPSKEAGVSCSGSVDRNEGDSREDVPSAPSRIAVPLVTRSTLEVVIPEHAIPKLIMRSGNKLAQISELSKASVSLVEDRPELTEKAIQISGTPEQVERAQSLLQGFILSTQEDDPSS; the protein is encoded by the exons atggaGAGATCTAGATCGAAAAGGAACCACTATTACGATCAGGACTACGAATCTCAAACCCTACCAAGGACCAAACAAAGGTATCATCATCATAATAGTCATTATAACAACAGTAACAGTGGTGGTCACCATCGTCGTGGAGGCGTCGGTGGCCGTTTATCCAAAGCTCCGGAAGGTTCTTCTTCTACCGCAGCTACTAGTTATCGTATCCTATGCGATGATAATAGAGTTGGTGGCGTGATTGGAAAATCTGGTAGTATAATCAAGGCAATTCGTCAAGAAACTGGCGCTTGGATCAATGTTCACGCACTCTTGCCTGGTGATGATGAGCGAATCATTGAGATCTCCGACAACCGTCGACGGGACCCCGATGGACGTTTCCTATCTTTTTCTCCGGCGCAGGAGGCGTTGCTTATGATCCATGAACGGATTATGGAGAGTGATTCTGAATTTGGGTTTAGATATAATGGGAGtgctgctgatgatgatgaggattacGGTCCACGAGGTAGTGGTAATCGTGTTGCTACCAGGCTTGTTGTGGCAAGGATGCATGTTGGGTGTTTGTTGGGGAAGGGTGGGAAGATCATCGAGCAAATGAGGATAGAGACAAAGACTCAAATTAGGATTCTTCCAAGAGATCATAATCTACCCCGGTGTGTTTCAATGTCGGACGAAATTGTTCAG GTTGTGGGTGATGTTAATGCCGTGAAGAAAGCTATAGCAATTATTTCTTCACGCTTGAAGGAGAGCCAGCTTCGTGACCGCAGTCATTTCCATGGACGGGTACATTCACCAGAGCGGTTTTTCCTTTCTGACGATGATTTTGGTCCTCATATAAACAATATGCCTCATCAGTCACCCATAGATGGGGCCACATTAGGACCACGATCTTCTGCAGGTATGCCCACTTTGAGAAACAATTCATATGGTTCACGTACATCCAGTTATGCATTCGAGTCTGGAGCTGGTCCCATAGCAGACCATCAGTCACAGCCATTCTCTGCTGAAGACCTTGTGTTTCGAATTCTTTGCCCAAATGACAAGGTAGATAGTGTAATGGGAGAAGCCAGTGGAATTATAGAAATGATACAGGATGATATTGGTATCGACATTAGAGTTGATGATACCATTCCTGGATCAGATGAGCAGATAATCATTATTACTTCTGAAGAG GGTCCAGATGATGAACTGTTTCCAGCTCAAGAAGCTTTATTGCATATTCAGAGTCAGATCGTAGATCTTGGCCCCGACAAAGATAACATTGTAACTACAAGATTACTTGTCCCATCTAGTGAAATTGGATGTTTAGAGGGGCGAGATGGATTACTGTCTGAAATGAGGAGATTAACTGGTGCAAACATACATATCCTTCCCAGAGAAGAACTTCCTGTATGTGTACCAGGGGCTGATGAGCTTATACAG ATTGTGGGGGAGATAAAAGCAGCCCGAGATGCTCTTGTTGAGGTAACATCAAGACTTCGGAGTTACATGTATCGTGAGATCTCTTTTTCAAAGGATTTGTTACCACCTTCCATCTCAGCAACAGCCCCAGCTGGAAGCGTGTTTGGATTCGAGGCTGCTTCCCCTGTTAGAATTCCAAGTCGTGAAAGTTTCCAGGGAAGTGACACTTCTCCAACCTATCAGAATGTGCAGACTGTAACAACTGCACGGCCATCAAAG GAAGCTGGAGTTTCTTGTAGTGGATCAGTCGACCGAAATGAAGGTGATTCTCGTGAAGATGTGCCAAGTGCACCGAGCAG AATTGCCGTGCCACTTGTCACTAGAAGCACACTGGAAGTTGTCATCCCAGAGCATGCCATTCCAAAGCTTATAATGAGATCAGGAAACAAACTTGCACAAATTAGCGAG TTGTCAAAAGCAAGTGTTAGCCTTGTGGAAGATAGACCGGAGCTGACTGAAAAGGCCATTCAAATATCGGGTACTCCAGAACAGGTTGAGAGAGCCCAGAGCCTACTTCAAGGGTTTATTCTGAGCA CACAAGAAGATGATCCATCAAGCTAA